From a single Silene latifolia isolate original U9 population chromosome 6, ASM4854445v1, whole genome shotgun sequence genomic region:
- the LOC141587255 gene encoding signal peptide peptidase-like 2: MDLQRVSLFITLSALLFVTVRAGDIVHQDDNTPKKPGCENDFILVKVQTWVDGKEADEFVGVGARFGKTIVSKEKHANYSHLTLSNPPDCCSKPKTKLSGDVIMVHRGHCKFTTKANIAEDAGASAVLIINDQNELYKMVCEPDETDLDIHIPAVMLPQVAGTRLEKMLSNGSSVSVQLYSPKRPVVDIAEVFLWLMAVGTILCSSYWSAWSAREAATEHEKLLKDASEELSNVGSGGAVIISTKSAVLFVVVASCFLVILYKLMSSWLILVLVVLFCIGGAEGLQTCLIALLSRWCEPFARSYVKVPLLGPVSYLTLAVSPFCITFAVLWGVYRNRHFAWIGQDVLGIALIMTVIQIVRIPNLKVGTVLLSCAFLYDIFWVFASNKLFHESVMIVVARGDKSGEDGIPMLLKIPRMFDPWGGYSIVGFGDILLPGLLVAFALRYDWLAKKSLRAGYFLWAMLAYGLGLLITYVALNLMDGHGQPALLYIVPATLGTFLMLGRKRGELKRLWTKGDPERPCPHVHLRMADESSHDS, translated from the exons ATGGATCTGCAGAGAGTGAGCTTGTTTATCACTCTTTCTGCTCTTTTGTTTGTGACTGTTAGAGCTGGAGATATAGTTCATCAGGATGATAACACTCCTAAAAAACCTGGTTGTGAAAATGATTTTATTTTG GTGAAAGTGCAAACATGGGTTGATGGGAAAGAAGCCGATGAATTTGTAGGTGTTGGTGCAAGATTTGGCAAGACCATTGTCTCCAAGGAAAAACATGCTAACTACTCTCACCTCACTCTATCTAACCCTCCCGATTGTTGCAGTAAACCAAAGACTAAG CTTTCTGGAGACGTCATAATGGTACACCGAGGGCACTGCAAGTTCACCACCAAAGCAAATATTGCAGAAGATGCTGGTGCATCTGCAGTTCTCATTATAAATGACCAAAATG AACTTTACAAGATGGTTTGTGAACCGGATGAGACTGATCTTGATATACATATCCCGGCTGTCATGTTGCCACAAGTTGCCGGTACAAGGCTGGAAAAAATGCTATCAAATGGCTCCTCAG TATCTGTGCAGCTGTACTCTCCGAAGCGTCCAGTAGTCGACATTGCCGAGGTTTTCTTATGGCTAATGGCAGTGGGCACTATCCTCTGTTCATCGTACTGGTCTGCTTGGAGTGCTAGGGAAGCCGCTACTGAACATGAGAAGCTACTAAAG GATGCTTCAGAAGAACTCTCAAATGTGGGCTCGGGTGGCGCGGTGATCATCAGCACAAAGTCAGCAGTCCTGTTTGTTGTTGTGGCTTCGTGCTTTCTTGTTATTTTGTATAAGCTGATGTCGTCCTGGTTAATCTTGGTTTTGGTGGTACTGTTTTGCATTGGCGGTGCAGAG GGTTTACAAACATGTCTAATTGCTTTGCTTTCAAG ATGGTGTGAACCCTTTGCGCGGTCATATGTGAAAGTACCTCTTCTCGGACCTGTGTCATACCTTACCTTGGCTGTTTCGCCCTTCTGCATAACATTTGCGGTCCTTTGGGGAGTTTATCGCAACCGTCACTTTGCTTGGATTGGTCAAGATGTGCTT GGAATTGCTCTGATAATGACAGTTATCCAAATTGTTCGAATTCCCAATCTCAAG GTGGGTACAGTTCTCCTCTCATGTGCTTTTCTGTACGACATCTTCTGGGTGTTTGCTTCAAACAAGTTGTTCCATGAGAGTGTGATGATTGTG GTAGCTCGTGGCGATAAAAGTGGAGAGGATGGTATTCCAATGCTGCTAAAGATCCCACGCATGTTTGACCCTTGGGGTGGTTATAGCATTGTTGGTTTTGGTGACATCCTTTTGCCAGGATTGCTTGTAGCTTTTGCCCTCAG GTACGACTGGTTGGCCAAGAAGAGTCTTAGAGCGGGATACTTCTTGTGGGCAATGCTTGCATATGGATTAG GTCTTCTCATAACTTATGTTGCACTGAATTTGATGGACGGACATGGCCAACCTGCTCTACTTTACATCGTGCCTGCTACGTTAG GTACTTTCCTGATGCTGGGAAGAAAGAGGGGCGAACTCAAGCGTCTATGGACAAAAGGAGATCCTGAAAGACCGTGCCCTCATGTGCATTTGCGTATGGCTGATGAATCTTCCCACGATTCGTAG